One Malania oleifera isolate guangnan ecotype guangnan chromosome 10, ASM2987363v1, whole genome shotgun sequence genomic region harbors:
- the LOC131166512 gene encoding probable disease resistance protein At5g63020, whose amino-acid sequence MDWIGPILDIATRLWDGTSKHIANIIHLKENLNSLRKEMNELRRAYEDVRIKVEVAEEQEMRRTRTIDGWLSEVEAMEQDVDEILKKGDKEIQKKCLGGCCPRNCRSSYKLGKRVSAKLNSVVELKKKGLVIDVVANTLPPSQVEDQPMEQAIGVDSTFASVCKCPENKKVRIIGIYGMGGVGKTTLMKKINNEFLKMRRTDEFRIAIWVVVSKPLDVEKIQQAILNRLKVQEDKGRTKTKDQKATQIYNILKTKKYVLLLDDMWEQLDLTNVGVPFPDDKNKSKVIFTTRSKELCSQMGADRKFEMQCLKGKEAMTLFKSKVGKETLSAHPDIEMLAERVAGECKGLPLALITIGRAMLGKKKPEDWEKAIQTLRKFPSKFSGMGRHVYPILKFSYDNLENETIKLCFIYCSIFPEDYHMDKDDLIKFWIGEGYFDEIEEGEEIIESLKSACLLMVRPRLESLEVKVRMHDVLRDMALWLGCDCGSKKNKILVQEEDVTKWEEAEKVLQLDGTNLLEIVDVSLCPNLRTSILRDAKLNVFPKIGPALTVLDRSRNRNISEIPCGIGELVNLQYLNLSMTSIERLPVELKNLTKLRCFIINTMLRMNGIIQGVIANFSFLRVFEMRDHELAYDSEFILLEELQCLKHVAITGITIKAHSSAQKFLSSLKLQSCTRHLHLSTCAGMTSLKLQSSMRLYGLVIEGCNELKEVAVVVTNSGEEKEKEKDNPSIHYIMQMRDEYYCFPNLREVVISSCPLLVDLTWLIYIPNLQILCIDTCRSIKEIIRGGGEGCDDGSVAVDSYRNKVFSRLITLMLYNLPKLRSIYGQSLPLPSLTDISVRGCQNLKRLPLRYSNTTKNSSSALKRIEGHPRWWNALRWEDESTKAHFKPYFQRQMNIFFRWGTTYGGPHFSTKLTMNEKIINIFDILIAEKTHSSQIPTSILKVI is encoded by the coding sequence ATGGATTGGATAGGCCCAATTTTGGACATTGCAACCCGCTTGTGGGATGGCACGTCGAAGCATATAGCCAACATTATTCATTTGAAAGAAAATCTCAACTCCTTGAGAAAAGAAATGAATGAACTGAGGAGAGCTTATGAAGATGTAAGGATTAAGGTGGAAGTTGCAGAGGAGCAAGAGATGAGGCGTACGCGAACAATTGATGGCTGGCTTTCTGAAGTAGAAGCCATGGAACAGGATGTTGATGAAATTCTGAAAAAGGGTGATAAAGAAATCCAGAAGAAATGTTTGGGAGGATGTTGCCCCAGAAATTGTAGATCGAGTTACAAGCTTGGAAAGAGAGTAAGTGCAAAGCTAAACTCTGTCGTTGAGTTAAAAAAGAAAGGACTAGTTATTGATGTTGTGGCTAACACGCTGCCTCCAAGTCAAGTGGAGGACCAACCCATGGAGCAGGCTATTGGTGTAGACTCAACATTTGCTAGTGTTTGCAAATGCCCTGAAAACAAGAAAGTAAGAATTATTGGGATTTATGGAATGGGGGGTGTCGGGAAGACAACCCTCATGAAGAAAATTAATAACGAATTCCTAAAGATGAGACGTACTGATGAGTTTCGCATAGCGATTTGGGTTGTGGTATCAAAACCGCTAGATGTGGAAAAAATTCAACAAGCAATTCTTAATAGATTAAAAGTCCAAGAGGACAAGGGGAGAACTAAAACCAAGGACCAGAAAGCTACACAAATATATAATATCCTGAAAACAAAGAAGTACGTGTTGTTGTTGGATGATATGTGGGAGCAACTTGATCTCACGAATGTTGGGGTCCCTTTTCCTGATGACAAAAATAAGTCCAAGGTGATATTTACGACTAGATCAAAGGAATTGTGTAGCCAAATGGGCGCTGACCGGAAGTTTGAAATGCAGTGTTTAAAGGGGAAAGAAGCAATGACTTTATTTAAGTCAAAGGTGGGCAAGGAGACCCTGAGCGCTCATCCAGATATTGAGATGCTTGCAGAACGAGTTGCTGGCGAATGCAAGGGTTTGCCTCTTGCTCTCATCACCATTGGCAGAGCAATGCTCGGTAAGAAGAAACCAGAGGATTGGGAGAAAGCAATACAAACGTTGAGGAAATTTCCATCGAAGTTTTCAGGTATGGGGCGTCATGTGTATCCTATATTGAAATTTAGTTACGATAACTTGGAAAATGAAACCATAAAACTTTGTTTTATTTATTGTTCTATATTCCCGGAGGACTATCATATGGATAAAGATGATCTTATCAAATTTTGGATTGGGGAAGGGTATTTTGACGAGATTGAGGAGGGTGAAGAAATAATAGAAAGTCTAAAATCTGCATGTTTATTAATGGTGCGTCCTAGATTAGAGAGTCTGGAAGTAAAAGTGAGGATGCATGACGTTCTTCGTGACATGGCTTTGTGGTTGGGTTGTGATTGCGGGTCGAAGAAAAACAAAATTTTGGTACAAGAAGAAGATGTTACAAAATGGGAGGAGGCAGAAAAGGTGCTCCAATTAGATGGAACTAATTTACTGGAAATAGTTGACGTGTCATTGTGTCCAAATTTGCGGACTTCAATTCTTAGAGATGCTAAACTAAATGTCTTTCCTAAAATTGGCCCTGCCTTGACTGTTTTGGACAGATCACGTAATCGGAATATATCTGAGATACCTTGTGGTATAGGTGAGTTGGTTAACTTGCAGTATCTTAATCTGTCAATGACAAGTATTGAAAGGTTGCCGGTTGAGCTAAAGAATTTGACAAAGTTGAGGTGTTTTATAATAAACACAATGCTACGTATGAATGGAATCATACAAGGAGTGATAGCAAATTTTTCTTTCTTACGAGTGTTTGAAATGCGAGATCATGAGCTTGCATATGATTCTGAATTCATTTTGTTAGAAGAGTTGCAGTGCTTGAAGCACGTGGCAATTACAGGGATCACCATAAAAGCACACTCATCGGCTCAAAAATTTCTTAGCTCCCTAAAGTTACAGAGCTGCACAAGGCATCTACATCTTTCAACTTGTGCAGGTATGACCTCCCTCAAATTACAATCAAGCATGAGGCTCTACGGACTTGTCATAGAGGGTTGTAATGAATTAAAAGAGGTGGCAGTTGTGGTGACAAATTCTGGAGaggagaaggaaaaggaaaaggataATCCAAGTATTCATTATATTATGCAAATGAGGGATGAATATTATTGCTTCCCCAACCTTCGTGAAGTAGTAATTTCGTCATGTCCGCTACTGGTGGACTTGACATGGCTCATTTATATTCCCAACCTTCAAATTCTCTGCATAGATACGTGCAGGTCAATTAAAGAAATTATACGCGGTGGCGGTGAAGGTTGTGACGATGGATCAGTGGCTGTTGACAGCTACAGAAACAAGGTATTTTCAAGACTCATAACTCTAATGTTGTACAATTTACCCAAGCTGAGGAGCATCTATGGGCAATCCCTACCCTTGCCTTCCTTGACGGATATTTCTGTTAGAGGCTGCCAAAATTTAAAGAGGCTCCCGCTACGATATTCCAATACCACAAAGAACAGTAGCAGTGCTCTAAAGCGAATAGAAGGACACCCAAGATGGTGGAATGCTTTGCGATGGGAGGACGAATCCACCAAGGCCCATTTCAAACCATATTTCCAAAGACAGATGAACATTTTCTTCCGATGG